AGGTGGAGAGAAATTTAACAGCATTCGTGCCTTAAGCTTGCAATTCTTTGAAGTGATGATGCTGCTTGTGAGTTGGGTAATGAAGCTCGCACCAATCGGTATTTTTGCATTATTGGTGAAGCTGATTTCTACTGAAGATCTTTCAATTTTGAGCCGTTTAGCAGAATTTGCTGCGGTGGTAACAGGAACAACCATTTTTCATGGGGCAGTGGTCTTACCTTTACTGCTGTGGATATTTGGCAAAATGAATCCAATCACCTTTTTTAAAGGTACACGTGCTGCATTAATTACTGCATTTGCGACCAGTTCAAGTTCAGCAACAATGCCACTGTCGATGAAGTGTGCACAGGAAAATTTAGGTGTGAGACCTCAGACAGCAGGTTTTGTGATTCCATTGGGTACACAATTAAATATGGATGGTACGGCACTATATGAGGCTGCAGCCGCCTTATTTATTGCAAATTTGATGGGATTAGATCTGAGTATCGGACAACAAGTGATTGTTTGTTTGACAGCAATGATTGCATCTTTAGGAGCACCGGGGATTCCAAGTGCTGGCATGGTCACGATGATTATGGTATTGCAATCAGTAGGCTTACCCGCTGAAGCAATTGCAATTTTACTCCCAATTGATCGCTTGTTGGACACAGTGAGAACTGTGGTGAATGTACAAGGCGATATGATGATCAGTGTGGTGGTAGATCGCCATACTCGGGAAATGTAATCCTATGATTAGAGCTTATGAGGGTTGATACATTGTATAAAGATGGTCTTCCTCTTGATTGATTCGTTGTGCTAATACTTGACCAATGGTTTCATATTCAGTGCGAAACTCTTCAATATTATCATCACAAATAGCGGTTGTTTGCCATTTTTTAATAAACTTAATAAAGGCATGGGAAATACCGTTCATTTCTTTACGATAAAATTTGATGGTTTCGAGCTGTTCAGGATTTTGAATAAATTTTTGCTCAAGATAACAATAAAAACTGACATTTTCCTGCATGATATGACGATTAAACTCAGTTTTGAGCGTATCTAGATTTTGCTGAATTGCGTCATATTTTTGCGATAAAATATAGTATGAAATTTGACCATATAAGTTGATCAAGGCTTGATGATCATGTTTAAGTGCAGGAATAAGTTGTTCTGAATATGAAATTGCAGAGGTTGATTGATTGATGTTAGATGTGTGTTCAGCCTGTAGTTGTTGACTTGAGGCTTTGAATATTCCAAAGAGTTTTTGGAAAAATAAAATAATGCTATTCATCACGAATTTCTCATTTATTGTGATATTTGTTGTAATTTAACATTATAAATACATTAAATCGAGCAATAAAAAAAGATCTGCATACTTTGTGCATACAGATCTTATGTTTGAACTCAATTGTGATTTTGTGTTGTTTAGGCAACTTTAGGGAGTGCGCGCTTAGCAGCAGGAGACTGATCTAAATATGCAATTGCATCTTCAGTTTTCGCTTCATGTACAGGGTCATACCAAGGCATCAAATAACCAAGTTGTTGTGAAACCAACCAAAGAGGATGAGGCATAATACGATTATCTTTTTGTGCAATATTTGCCCATTCACGCCAAATCCATGGTTTATATACCGCAGGTTTTTTATCGGCAAAACGAGGGTCTTGTCCCATAATATGTGCTGCACCATCTACCCATAACCCTAGTACTGCGGCAATGACAATCACACTTTGGTAATAACGAGAAATATAACCACCACCTAAATGACGGTATAAATCAAATGCGACAGTACGGTGTTCAATTTCTTCAGCACCATGCCATTTCACTAGGTCAAGCATATTGGGATCTGCACCAAGATCGCCCCACTTTTTATTGTAAAGTGCGTATTTACCAAGAACACAGGTCATGTGTTCTACAGTCGCGACAACGCCTAAACGGAATAGATCCCATTGATGATCAAGAGCCTCAGGAATTTTTAAACCTAAAGGCTGATCTGCTAATAACTTACCAAATAGAAAGTCCATCACATCTAGGTTGCGTTGAATATCAATATTCCGCACAGTTAAATATTCTTTATTTGCGGATGTATGTGCTTGAGCATGCATGGCTTCTTGGCGAATAAAAGCACGAACATCTTCTGCTAATTTTTCGTCAGTGACTTTAGGTAATACACGGTTATAAAGGCGGCAGAACCAAAATTCACCCGCAGGCAAAATATTGTTAATTTCATTAATAAAATAGCTTGCAAAAGGCTGATTTGGGATCCAATCAATAGGGGTTTCCTGCCATTCAAACTTCACCTTTCGTGGTTTGATATGATACTGAATAGACGATCCAATCTTACTGTTTTTTAATTTCGATAATAATTTCATTACAGTGTCCTAATTTTTTTAATCTGTTACTACACATTTTATATTTAGTATAAAAAAATGTCCTAAATAGTTATTAGCAATTTAGGACATTCAAATATCAATAGGTGATGTATTTGGTCAGACAATTACAAAATTATTTGATCTGGTCTACATTATTCACTAAGTTTTCATCAAATTTTGATAAGTCAGTCTCTTCTATCTCATCATCAGAGAACTCTGGAATGCTGTCTAAGTCAAAACCTGTTGGGTTGTCTAACGTGAAATTTAAACGACCACCCATGATGCTTGCTAATTCTTCTAAGCCCTCTTTATTTAAAGATGAAAACAATTGAATAGAAAAATTTAATTTCATTTTTTTCAATTCTTGTTTCACTTCTAAAAGTGCTTTATTGGCAGGTCCACGATTGAGTTTGTCAGATTTGGTGAGTAATACATGGACAAATAGCTGACGAGAGTATGCCCATTCCAACATCATGACATCAAAATGTTGTAAAGGATGGCGAATATCCATCAGTAAAATTAAGCCTTGTAAACTTTTGCGATGAATCAGGTAATTTTCCAATTCTTTCTGCCAAACAATTTTCATTGCTTCGGGAACGGCTGCATAACCATAACCTGGTAAGTCGACCAAGCGTTGATCTGGATTGCCCAAACTAAAAAAGTTGATCATTTGGGTACGACCAGGTTTTTTTGACGCACGTGCGAGTTGTTTTTGGTTGGTGATGGCGTTAATTGCGCTAGATTTCCCCGCATTTGAACGACCTGCAAATGCAACCTCATACCCCGTGTCTTCTACACATAGGTCGAGTTTGGGTGCACTCATTAAAAACTCAGCTTTGCGTAGCCAATTGAGTGCTGTACTCGCATATTCAGAAATAGCTGAATCGACTTTTTTTTCGTAGCTAATTTTCTGCCGAGGCGCATTTGCTGTTTTACTGTTTTTCGACTTTCCACTGCTGCGATGCATAATTCAACTTCAAACTAAAAATTATGCCTAGTATAAATGATCAAGCTGCATCTGACGAATTTCTTGCTATAAATTCAAAAATAACAAGCATCATCCGAGTTGAATCAATGCAATAAGTGAATTTTGCGATGGCGCTGTACCATTAGAACGATGTAACACATCTGCAACCGTATATTGATCTAATACTTGATAAAACTGCTCAACAGCTTGATCTAAGATACCTTTTAATCCGCAATTACGACGTAAAACGCAGGGCGGAGTATTGCATTCTACGATTGGGACTTGACCTTGTAAAATGCGAACCATCTCGCCTAATTTTAAACTGTGAACACTAGGATTTAAGCGAATGCCCCCGCCTTTACCTCGCGTGGTGATGAGCCAATCTTTTTTTGCCATAAAATGTACAATTTTAACCAAATGATTTTCTGAAACTTGTAAGTCTTTGGCAATTTCAGCAATGGTATAGGGCATATCTTTAGGTCTTGCTGTATATAAGACGAGGCGAAGTGCGTAATCGGTAAATTTATTTAACTGCATAACGCTTTCAGTTGGTGAGTTTAAGACTATGTTAACGTGAAACTTGTTGAAAGCAAAAAAATTGAAAATAAATCTGACTGAATGAATGATGAAAAGAAATCAAAATAGAATATTGAAAAATGATTGGGTAAGAGTATAAATTTTTAAATCAATCAAATAGGTCAAACATCGTTTGACCTATTTAAGTACACAGAAGTTTAGCTTAGCCTTTTAATGGCGCAGTGACTTCTAAGCTGTCACCAACTTTGTAACTTTCTAATAGAATATTTGCAACAGAATATTCAGTTGCTGTCTCTACAGGTTTAACTTCAATTTGATATTCAGTATTGTTTTGTGCTGTTGCAAAAGTAAACTGTTGAGGTTGTTGAATGTTGTGATTTGGCACTTGTACTTTTACTGAAATGTACTGACTCGCTTCAGCAGCAGGGAGGCTTTGACCATCTTTTGCTTTTAGTGTGAATTTCTTACCTGTCTCCGTATTTTCTAGTGCAGTAATTTCAAACTCACGCCAACCTTTCCAGCCGCCTTCTTGTGTTGCTAAGCCATCGTATTTCGCTTTTTCGACATTAATTAAAATATCTGCAAGTTGTAAGTATGCTTCTTTCCACGCAGCAATTAATTCTGATTCAAATGGGACATCTAAAACTTCACTGATTGAATGTAAAAGATTTTCACCCACAATTGCATATTGATCTGCTTGAATATTTAGACTGACATGTTTCGTGGTGATGTGTTCAATGGCTT
The DNA window shown above is from Acinetobacter piscicola and carries:
- a CDS encoding dicarboxylate/amino acid:cation symporter, translating into MSLNTQILIAAILGVAFGFLLNQFPETQFFDTSIYALGIASSIFIGLLKMLLVPLIFSSIVVGVSNLQAGGQLSRTWKITLACCVTTTTLALILGLTCAHLFDVGKGVDIALFQDAMNRHQTPDTLTPSSFFTNFIQNTLINPFKAFAEGNVLAVVVFALFLGAALVKGGEKFNSIRALSLQFFEVMMLLVSWVMKLAPIGIFALLVKLISTEDLSILSRLAEFAAVVTGTTIFHGAVVLPLLLWIFGKMNPITFFKGTRAALITAFATSSSSATMPLSMKCAQENLGVRPQTAGFVIPLGTQLNMDGTALYEAAAALFIANLMGLDLSIGQQVIVCLTAMIASLGAPGIPSAGMVTMIMVLQSVGLPAEAIAILLPIDRLLDTVRTVVNVQGDMMISVVVDRHTREM
- a CDS encoding hemerythrin domain-containing protein, whose translation is MNSIILFFQKLFGIFKASSQQLQAEHTSNINQSTSAISYSEQLIPALKHDHQALINLYGQISYYILSQKYDAIQQNLDTLKTEFNRHIMQENVSFYCYLEQKFIQNPEQLETIKFYRKEMNGISHAFIKFIKKWQTTAICDDNIEEFRTEYETIGQVLAQRINQEEDHLYTMYQPS
- a CDS encoding metal-dependent hydrolase, coding for MKLLSKLKNSKIGSSIQYHIKPRKVKFEWQETPIDWIPNQPFASYFINEINNILPAGEFWFCRLYNRVLPKVTDEKLAEDVRAFIRQEAMHAQAHTSANKEYLTVRNIDIQRNLDVMDFLFGKLLADQPLGLKIPEALDHQWDLFRLGVVATVEHMTCVLGKYALYNKKWGDLGADPNMLDLVKWHGAEEIEHRTVAFDLYRHLGGGYISRYYQSVIVIAAVLGLWVDGAAHIMGQDPRFADKKPAVYKPWIWREWANIAQKDNRIMPHPLWLVSQQLGYLMPWYDPVHEAKTEDAIAYLDQSPAAKRALPKVA
- the yihA gene encoding ribosome biogenesis GTP-binding protein YihA/YsxC, yielding MHRSSGKSKNSKTANAPRQKISYEKKVDSAISEYASTALNWLRKAEFLMSAPKLDLCVEDTGYEVAFAGRSNAGKSSAINAITNQKQLARASKKPGRTQMINFFSLGNPDQRLVDLPGYGYAAVPEAMKIVWQKELENYLIHRKSLQGLILLMDIRHPLQHFDVMMLEWAYSRQLFVHVLLTKSDKLNRGPANKALLEVKQELKKMKLNFSIQLFSSLNKEGLEELASIMGGRLNFTLDNPTGFDLDSIPEFSDDEIEETDLSKFDENLVNNVDQIK
- a CDS encoding RrF2 family transcriptional regulator codes for the protein MQLNKFTDYALRLVLYTARPKDMPYTIAEIAKDLQVSENHLVKIVHFMAKKDWLITTRGKGGGIRLNPSVHSLKLGEMVRILQGQVPIVECNTPPCVLRRNCGLKGILDQAVEQFYQVLDQYTVADVLHRSNGTAPSQNSLIALIQLG
- a CDS encoding globin domain-containing protein; the encoded protein is MTPQHIELVKSTVPVLRENGVALTQYFYNRMLNNNPDLKNVFNMDHQSSGRQPRALAAAVLAYAEHIENPSVLAKAIEHITTKHVSLNIQADQYAIVGENLLHSISEVLDVPFESELIAAWKEAYLQLADILINVEKAKYDGLATQEGGWKGWREFEITALENTETGKKFTLKAKDGQSLPAAEASQYISVKVQVPNHNIQQPQQFTFATAQNNTEYQIEVKPVETATEYSVANILLESYKVGDSLEVTAPLKG